A DNA window from Anas acuta chromosome 4, bAnaAcu1.1, whole genome shotgun sequence contains the following coding sequences:
- the LOC137855832 gene encoding interleukin-8-like, which yields MLAEAVSSQIFPLLLVVAKGRSKSNSICMYLCLQSKSCSSVSSPMWVWRQKSLFSVHHKKAQRAVMNTKIAISLLILAFMGNFPEMMLAAELRCHCIRNVRRLMLPKHLANVEIIPKGPHCKAVEIIATLKNSQQICLDPQAKWVKMIINRILHSSAKKQHQ from the exons ATGTTAGCAGAAGCTGTTTCATCTCAGATTTTTCCACTACTTCTGGTTGTGGCAAAAGGCAGGAGCAAGAGCAATTCCATCTGTATGTACTTGTGCCTGCAAAGCAAATCCTGCAGCAGTGTCAGCAGTCCCATGTGGGTCTGGAGACAGAagagtttgttttcagttcacCATAAGAAGGCACAGAGAGCAGTCATGAATACCAAGATTGCAATCTCCCTCCTGATTCTTGCTTTTATGGGCAACTTTCCTG AGATGATGCTGGCAGCGGAGCTGCGGTGTCACTGCATCCGGAACGTCAGGCGATTAATGCTGCCGAAGCACCTGGCCAATGTGGAAATCATTCCCAAGGGCCCCCACTGCAAGGCTGTGGAAATCAT AGCAACACTGAAGAACAGCCAGCAAATCTGTTTAGATCCCCAGGCAAAATGGGTGAAGATGATAATTAACAGGATTCTGCACAG CTCAGCCAAGAAACAGCATCagtaa